In a genomic window of Streptomyces katrae:
- a CDS encoding organic hydroperoxide resistance protein produces MSITQSDVAYTAVATAENGRDGRVATNDGRLDVVVNPPKELGGSGAGTNPEQLFAAGYSACFQGALSVAARNENVDVSGSTVTAEVGIGKNDEGFGIIVKLTASIPNVDAAVAKDLVEKADQICPYSKATRGNITVELNVA; encoded by the coding sequence ATGTCCATCACGCAGTCCGACGTCGCGTACACGGCCGTCGCCACCGCCGAGAACGGCCGTGACGGCCGCGTCGCCACCAACGACGGCCGCCTCGACGTCGTCGTGAACCCGCCGAAGGAGCTCGGCGGCAGCGGCGCCGGCACCAACCCGGAGCAGCTGTTCGCCGCCGGCTACAGCGCCTGCTTCCAGGGCGCCCTCAGCGTCGCGGCCCGCAACGAGAACGTCGACGTCAGCGGCTCCACCGTGACCGCCGAGGTCGGCATCGGCAAGAACGACGAGGGCTTCGGCATCATCGTCAAGCTCACCGCCTCGATCCCGAACGTGGACGCCGCCGTGGCGAAGGACCTGGTCGAGAAGGCCGACCAGATCTGCCCCTACTCCAAGGCGACCCGCGGCAACATCACGGTCGAGCTGAACGTCGCCTGA
- a CDS encoding MarR family winged helix-turn-helix transcriptional regulator, whose amino-acid sequence MSSRRADPVTVEVVELIGDVVARYHMEYEEAAARHQLTGAQAKVLTLLSLEPLPMRRIAQKLRCEPSNVTGIIDRLETRGLVERRPDPADRRVKLAAPTEEGAETAERLRESLDFAREPLAGLSAQERTALRDLLRRMLG is encoded by the coding sequence ATGTCCAGTCGTCGCGCAGACCCAGTGACCGTCGAGGTCGTCGAGCTCATCGGCGACGTCGTGGCCCGCTACCACATGGAGTACGAGGAGGCGGCCGCCCGCCACCAGCTCACCGGCGCCCAGGCGAAGGTCCTGACGCTGCTGTCGCTGGAGCCGCTGCCCATGCGCCGCATCGCGCAGAAGCTGCGCTGCGAGCCCTCCAACGTCACCGGCATCATCGACCGGCTCGAAACCCGCGGCCTGGTCGAACGCCGCCCGGACCCGGCCGACCGCCGGGTGAAGCTGGCCGCTCCCACCGAGGAGGGGGCCGAGACGGCGGAGCGGCTGCGCGAGTCGCTGGACTTCGCGCGCGAACCGCTGGCCGGGCTCTCCGCGCAGGAGCGCACGGCGCTGCGGGACCTGCTCAGGCGGATGCTGGGCTGA
- a CDS encoding rod shape-determining protein, producing MTVSLEQLRRCHVAVDLGAARTRVYVKGAGLVVDEPSVAAVNTRTGALIAVGTFAERMTGRTPDYIRVVRPVSGGTVVDIEMAQRMLRHLLGEKLRRALRRKPRLRAACCTPHDADPLAQRAAVETMVGLGARRVELVDTLIAAAVGCGLPVEQPTATMIMVCGAAATQVAVLSLGSIVTAERIPVGGEAIDHAVVQHLRHAHELMLPSQAVRPLQLALSGNGITPDGPASTLIHGRDVATGLARSVHVDTAAVRNAIHTPLTAVLDGIGKVLRDCPPDLVADLTDRGIMMVGGSALLPGLDQMLRDSTGMPVAIAERPDVCAVLGLGAMLEGKIAPMVLNPLAE from the coding sequence GTGACCGTCAGTCTTGAGCAGTTGCGCCGCTGCCACGTCGCCGTCGACCTGGGAGCCGCGAGGACCCGCGTCTACGTGAAGGGTGCCGGACTGGTCGTCGACGAGCCCAGCGTCGCCGCGGTCAACACCCGCACCGGCGCCCTCATCGCCGTCGGCACCTTCGCCGAACGGATGACGGGCCGCACGCCCGACTACATCCGCGTCGTCCGCCCCGTCTCCGGCGGCACCGTCGTCGACATCGAGATGGCCCAGCGGATGCTGCGTCACCTGCTCGGCGAGAAGCTGCGCCGCGCACTGCGCCGCAAGCCCCGGCTGCGCGCCGCCTGCTGCACCCCGCACGACGCCGACCCGCTGGCCCAGCGCGCGGCCGTGGAGACGATGGTCGGGCTGGGGGCGCGGCGCGTCGAACTGGTCGACACCCTGATCGCGGCGGCCGTCGGCTGCGGCCTTCCCGTGGAGCAGCCGACCGCGACGATGATCATGGTGTGCGGGGCGGCGGCCACCCAGGTGGCGGTGCTCTCCCTCGGCTCGATCGTCACCGCCGAACGGATCCCCGTCGGCGGCGAGGCCATCGACCACGCGGTGGTCCAGCACCTGCGCCACGCCCACGAGCTGATGCTGCCGAGCCAGGCCGTCCGCCCCCTCCAGCTGGCCCTGAGCGGCAACGGCATCACCCCGGACGGCCCCGCCTCTACGCTGATCCACGGCCGCGACGTGGCCACCGGACTGGCCCGCTCCGTCCACGTGGACACCGCCGCCGTGCGGAACGCCATCCACACCCCGCTGACGGCCGTCCTGGACGGCATCGGCAAGGTGCTGCGCGACTGCCCGCCGGACCTGGTCGCGGACCTGACGGACCGGGGGATCATGATGGTGGGAGGCAGCGCCCTGCTGCCGGGGCTGGACCAGATGCTGCGGGACTCCACCGGAATGCCCGTGGCCATCGCGGAACGGCCGGACGTGTGCGCCGTACTGGGTCTCGGCGCGATGCTCGAAGGGAAGATCGCCCCGATGGTCCTCAACCCGCTGGCCGAATGA
- a CDS encoding alpha/beta hydrolase yields MKRPARRSLLTAGVGGSVAAVVSAAFLLRGGPGAPGPAPSPTPPGPSASGAGSLRTDLTVRSRLLGRDVPYSLYLPARAASVRREGGPDAGVPVLFLLHGTSGSHTDWVVKGGIVPTLERAVAAGRIPACALAMPDARRDPGRPGGGQDETFYINDLDAAGAGGDTLRYEDMFIEEFVPAVEQAHGLGGRPEKRAIAGLSMGGYGALMYALRYPGLFGAAAGLSTAHFTDEGYRAIPMKEWNRFFGHAFGRDLAGSARLTARFREYDLADMIRRTAPDRLRRARYHLGCGTEDANHLPGTEDLSTAFAARGADTETVLQPGGHNWPYWSVAAERMLDFFGRRLG; encoded by the coding sequence ATGAAACGTCCCGCGCGCCGTTCCCTGCTCACGGCGGGGGTCGGCGGATCGGTCGCGGCCGTCGTCTCCGCGGCCTTCCTGCTGCGGGGCGGCCCCGGGGCACCCGGACCGGCGCCCTCCCCCACACCGCCGGGGCCGTCCGCCTCCGGGGCCGGCTCGCTCCGCACGGACCTGACCGTACGCAGCAGGCTGCTCGGGCGGGACGTCCCGTACAGCCTCTACCTGCCCGCCCGGGCGGCCTCCGTGCGCCGGGAGGGCGGGCCGGACGCCGGGGTCCCGGTCCTCTTCCTCCTGCACGGCACGAGCGGGAGCCATACCGACTGGGTCGTCAAGGGTGGCATCGTGCCGACCCTGGAACGGGCCGTCGCGGCGGGCCGGATCCCGGCATGCGCCCTCGCCATGCCCGACGCCCGGCGCGACCCCGGCCGGCCCGGCGGCGGCCAGGACGAGACGTTCTACATCAACGACCTCGACGCCGCCGGAGCCGGCGGCGACACCCTGCGCTACGAGGACATGTTCATCGAGGAGTTCGTCCCAGCCGTCGAACAGGCCCACGGGCTGGGCGGCCGGCCGGAGAAGAGGGCCATCGCCGGGCTCTCCATGGGCGGCTACGGCGCGCTGATGTACGCCCTGCGCTACCCGGGCCTGTTCGGTGCCGCCGCCGGACTGAGCACGGCGCACTTCACCGACGAGGGCTACCGCGCGATCCCGATGAAGGAGTGGAACCGCTTCTTCGGCCACGCCTTCGGCCGTGATCTGGCGGGCTCGGCCCGCCTGACGGCCCGCTTCCGGGAGTACGACCTGGCCGACATGATCCGCCGCACCGCCCCCGACCGCCTCCGCCGCGCCCGCTACCACCTCGGCTGCGGGACCGAGGACGCCAACCACCTGCCGGGGACCGAGGACCTGAGCACCGCCTTCGCGGCCCGCGGGGCGGACACTGAGACGGTCCTGCAACCGGGCGGCCACAACTGGCCCTACTGGAGCGTCGCGGCGGAACGCATGCTGGACTTCTTCGGCCGCCGGCTCGGCTGA
- a CDS encoding winged helix-turn-helix transcriptional regulator: MATVRRPGADHCGIAAAMAVIDGKWKVSILWELEQCPGRRFGELRRLVPGVSEKVLAAQLRELEADGIVHREVFDEVPPRVEYSLTPLGQELSGALESLGEWGAKHLLPDSA; encoded by the coding sequence ATGGCGACGGTGCGCAGGCCGGGGGCGGACCACTGTGGGATCGCCGCGGCGATGGCGGTGATCGACGGCAAGTGGAAGGTTTCGATCCTGTGGGAGCTGGAGCAGTGCCCGGGCCGTCGGTTCGGTGAGCTGCGCCGGCTGGTCCCCGGGGTCTCGGAGAAGGTCCTCGCGGCGCAGCTGAGAGAGCTGGAAGCGGACGGCATCGTCCACCGCGAGGTCTTCGACGAGGTCCCGCCGCGCGTGGAGTACTCCCTGACCCCGCTCGGCCAGGAGCTGAGCGGGGCCCTGGAATCCCTGGGGGAGTGGGGCGCCAAGCACCTGCTGCCCGATTCGGCCTAG
- a CDS encoding NADP-dependent oxidoreductase has product MSQIPAVSREWHLVRRPQGWPVAEDFALREVPVSAEPRAGRILVRNLHMSVDPYMRGRMNETKSYIPPFQLDEPMQGGAVGEVVASNAEGFAVGDHVLHMLGWREYAELDAKHATKVDASLAPLSAYLGVLGMPGLTAYAGLFEVASFKEGDSVFVSGAAGAVGSLVGQFAKIKGASRVIGSAGSDEKVTLLTEKYGFDAAFNYKNGPVAKQLKEAAPEGIDVYFDNVGGDHLEAAIAEMNPHGRATLCGAIAGYNDTEPTPGPRNLTLVIGKRLRLQGVLVGDHAALQPQFVKDVAGWLASGELRYDETVVEGVENATDAFLGMLRGANTGKMIVTFTR; this is encoded by the coding sequence ATGTCTCAGATCCCCGCCGTCAGCCGCGAGTGGCACCTCGTCCGCCGTCCGCAGGGCTGGCCCGTGGCCGAGGACTTCGCCCTCCGTGAGGTGCCCGTCTCCGCCGAGCCCCGCGCCGGCCGGATCCTGGTCCGCAACCTCCACATGTCCGTGGACCCCTACATGCGCGGCCGGATGAACGAGACCAAGTCCTACATCCCGCCCTTCCAGCTGGACGAGCCGATGCAGGGCGGCGCGGTCGGCGAGGTCGTCGCCTCCAACGCCGAGGGCTTCGCCGTCGGCGACCACGTCCTGCACATGCTGGGCTGGCGCGAGTACGCCGAACTCGACGCGAAGCACGCCACCAAGGTCGACGCCTCCCTCGCCCCGCTCTCCGCCTACCTCGGCGTCCTCGGCATGCCGGGCCTGACCGCCTACGCGGGCCTCTTCGAGGTCGCCTCCTTCAAGGAGGGCGACTCCGTCTTCGTCTCCGGCGCGGCGGGCGCGGTCGGCAGCCTCGTCGGCCAGTTCGCGAAGATCAAGGGCGCCTCCCGGGTGATCGGCTCCGCCGGCTCGGACGAGAAGGTGACGCTCCTCACCGAGAAGTACGGCTTCGACGCCGCCTTCAACTACAAGAACGGCCCCGTCGCGAAGCAGCTGAAGGAAGCCGCTCCCGAGGGCATCGACGTCTACTTCGACAACGTCGGCGGCGACCACCTGGAAGCCGCCATCGCCGAGATGAACCCGCACGGCCGCGCCACCCTGTGCGGCGCGATCGCCGGCTACAACGACACCGAGCCCACCCCCGGTCCGCGCAACCTCACCCTGGTCATCGGCAAGCGCCTGCGCCTCCAGGGCGTCCTGGTCGGCGACCACGCCGCCCTCCAGCCGCAGTTCGTCAAGGACGTGGCCGGCTGGCTGGCCTCCGGCGAGCTCCGCTACGACGAGACGGTCGTCGAGGGCGTGGAGAACGCGACCGACGCCTTCCTCGGAATGCTGCGCGGGGCTAACACCGGAAAGATGATCGTTACGTTCACCCGTTAG
- a CDS encoding esterase/lipase family protein encodes MLTPRQKCLALLALCLTLFAPIPAHAAVAGPPAGQAAGPAAAQAAGRAAGPTAAQAAAPAAGRNPVVFVHGYNADPGVWGSLREDLRADGYADSELFSFGYDTHQSVNEVLSGRLAAYVDDVRRQTGAARVDLVGHSFGSLVSRWYVKYGGGAATVDHWVSLAGPNHGTSTAWACALWDQACRDMTPGSYVVKNLASGDETPGAVKYATFWSDCDEVVNPDSSVPLAGALNTQVGCLKHNDLLGDDVTSAGVRAFLRS; translated from the coding sequence ATGCTGACGCCCCGCCAGAAATGCCTGGCGCTCCTGGCCCTCTGCCTGACCCTGTTCGCGCCCATCCCAGCCCACGCCGCGGTCGCCGGGCCGCCGGCAGGGCAGGCCGCCGGACCGGCCGCAGCACAGGCCGCCGGGCGGGCAGCCGGACCGACCGCCGCTCAGGCCGCCGCCCCGGCCGCCGGCCGCAATCCGGTGGTCTTCGTCCACGGATACAACGCCGACCCCGGCGTCTGGGGTTCCCTGCGCGAGGACCTGCGGGCCGACGGGTACGCGGACTCCGAGCTGTTCTCGTTCGGCTACGACACCCACCAGTCCGTCAACGAGGTGCTCTCCGGCCGACTCGCCGCCTACGTGGACGACGTCCGCCGGCAGACCGGCGCCGCCCGGGTGGACCTCGTGGGCCACTCCTTCGGCTCGCTCGTCAGCCGCTGGTACGTCAAGTACGGCGGCGGCGCCGCGACCGTGGACCACTGGGTCTCGCTGGCCGGCCCCAACCACGGCACCTCCACCGCCTGGGCCTGCGCCCTGTGGGACCAGGCCTGCCGCGACATGACCCCGGGTTCCTACGTGGTGAAGAACCTCGCCTCCGGCGACGAGACCCCGGGCGCGGTGAAGTACGCGACCTTCTGGTCGGACTGCGACGAGGTGGTCAACCCCGACAGCAGCGTCCCGCTCGCCGGGGCCCTGAACACCCAGGTCGGCTGCCTCAAGCACAACGACCTGCTCGGCGACGACGTCACCTCGGCAGGGGTCCGCGCCTTCCTCAGGTCCTGA
- a CDS encoding GAF domain-containing protein: protein MTRRPADTGPGAQPGPGAEAGAEAGAGAEAGAGAEAGAGAEAGAGAGAGAGAEAGAGAEAGAGGLVAGGAPSSLPVLLDAVLSVGSELELQATLQHVVDSATDLCGARYGALGVVDPERGRLTQLFTAGMSEAERAAIPRLPDGRSGVLGVLIADPRPLRLDDLTTDPRSAGFPPGHPPMRSFLGVPIRVHTEVFGNLYLTEKRGGAPFTDEDLALMRVLASQAGIAIGNARLYETARRRERWIEGAAAVTTTLLAGRPAADALMCVAERARLLADAAAGVVLQPTPEGGMEIVAASTHGDPGDLVGTTIAPGSPVLVQLLGGEPVFIEDSATDPRMTTHVRKRFGPSMMLPLQSGGQLIGTLALPRARGGRPYDAVDRLLASQFASQAALALVLADAQHDREQLAVYEDCDRIARDLHDLVVQRLFATEMMLESTRRRSSNAPSGDEADVGDELSRAVDELDSTIQEVRTAIFALQQPPTDAPTTFRGRVLRETGGAAVLLGFQPSVHFAGAVDALLPDRVTDALLATLRSALAAAHRRSGVTAIDVEVDATPSRVRLTVSDDGHTEAGARGTTVTWESGL from the coding sequence ATGACGCGCAGGCCGGCCGACACCGGGCCGGGTGCGCAGCCGGGGCCCGGGGCCGAGGCCGGGGCCGAGGCCGGGGCCGGGGCCGAGGCCGGGGCCGGGGCCGAGGCCGGGGCCGGGGCCGAGGCCGGGGCCGGGGCCGGGGCCGGGGCCGGGGCCGAGGCCGGGGCCGGGGCCGAGGCCGGGGCGGGCGGGCTGGTGGCCGGCGGGGCGCCGTCCAGCCTGCCGGTGCTGCTGGACGCCGTCCTCAGCGTCGGCTCGGAGCTGGAGCTCCAGGCCACCCTCCAGCACGTCGTGGACTCCGCCACCGACCTGTGCGGAGCCCGCTACGGCGCGCTCGGGGTCGTCGACCCCGAGCGCGGCCGGCTGACCCAGCTGTTCACCGCCGGGATGAGCGAGGCCGAACGGGCCGCGATCCCCCGACTGCCCGACGGCCGCAGCGGCGTGCTCGGCGTCCTGATCGCCGACCCCCGGCCGCTGCGGCTGGACGACCTCACCACGGACCCCCGCTCGGCCGGCTTCCCGCCCGGGCACCCGCCCATGCGCAGCTTCCTGGGCGTGCCGATCCGGGTCCACACCGAGGTCTTCGGCAACCTCTACCTCACCGAGAAGCGCGGCGGCGCCCCCTTCACGGACGAGGACCTCGCGCTGATGCGGGTGCTGGCCTCGCAGGCCGGGATAGCGATCGGCAACGCCCGCCTGTACGAGACCGCCCGCCGCCGGGAGCGCTGGATCGAGGGCGCGGCCGCCGTGACCACCACCCTGCTGGCGGGGCGGCCGGCGGCCGACGCCCTGATGTGCGTGGCCGAACGGGCCCGGCTGCTCGCGGACGCGGCGGCCGGCGTGGTGCTCCAGCCGACGCCGGAGGGCGGCATGGAGATCGTGGCCGCCTCCACGCACGGCGACCCCGGCGACCTGGTCGGCACGACCATCGCCCCGGGTTCTCCGGTGCTGGTGCAACTGCTGGGCGGTGAACCCGTCTTCATAGAGGACTCGGCGACCGACCCCCGGATGACCACGCACGTGCGCAAGCGCTTCGGACCGAGCATGATGCTCCCGCTCCAGAGCGGTGGCCAGCTGATCGGCACCCTCGCCCTGCCCAGGGCGCGGGGCGGACGCCCGTACGACGCCGTGGACCGGCTCCTGGCCTCCCAGTTCGCCTCCCAGGCGGCCCTGGCGCTGGTCCTGGCCGACGCACAGCACGACCGCGAGCAGCTCGCCGTGTACGAGGACTGCGACCGGATCGCGCGCGACCTGCACGACCTGGTCGTACAGCGGCTGTTCGCGACGGAGATGATGCTGGAGAGCACCCGGCGGCGCTCCTCGAACGCCCCTTCGGGCGACGAGGCGGACGTCGGCGACGAGCTGAGCCGGGCGGTGGACGAGCTGGACTCCACCATCCAGGAGGTCCGCACGGCCATCTTCGCCCTCCAGCAACCCCCGACGGACGCCCCGACGACCTTCCGCGGCCGGGTGCTGCGCGAAACCGGCGGAGCCGCCGTCCTGCTCGGCTTCCAGCCGTCGGTGCACTTCGCGGGCGCGGTGGACGCCCTGCTCCCGGACCGCGTGACGGACGCCCTCCTCGCCACCCTCCGCAGCGCCCTGGCGGCGGCCCACCGCCGCAGCGGGGTCACGGCGATCGACGTCGAGGTCGACGCCACCCCCTCCCGGGTCCGCCTTACGGTCTCGGACGACGGCCACACGGAGGCGGGGGCCCGCGGGACGACGGTGACGTGGGAGTCGGGCCTGTAG
- a CDS encoding flavoprotein — protein sequence MFCSAAPPVFDVAHVIEDAQARGWDVCLGLSPTAAEWLEDSLAGLEALTGHPVRYRYKRPGQPDVWPPADAVLVAPATTNTINRWALGITDSFVVGFVAEALGKNIPLTLMPCVNAAYAQHPQLPLSLETLRTAGVHVLFGENGFQPNPPGEKRPYPWDLALDALSR from the coding sequence CTGTTCTGCTCGGCTGCGCCGCCCGTATTCGACGTGGCCCATGTGATCGAGGACGCCCAGGCGCGTGGCTGGGACGTCTGCCTCGGTCTCAGCCCGACGGCCGCCGAATGGCTGGAGGACAGCCTGGCCGGGCTCGAAGCACTCACGGGCCACCCCGTCCGCTACCGCTACAAGCGCCCGGGCCAGCCCGACGTCTGGCCACCGGCAGACGCCGTCCTCGTGGCCCCGGCCACCACGAACACGATCAACCGCTGGGCCCTGGGCATCACCGACAGCTTCGTCGTCGGCTTCGTCGCCGAAGCCCTCGGCAAGAACATTCCCCTCACGCTGATGCCCTGCGTCAACGCCGCCTACGCCCAACACCCGCAGCTCCCCCTGTCCCTGGAAACGCTACGGACAGCCGGTGTGCACGTCCTGTTCGGCGAGAACGGCTTCCAGCCGAACCCTCCGGGGGAAAAGCGACCGTACCCGTGGGACCTGGCCCTTGACGCCCTCAGCCGATGA
- a CDS encoding carboxyl transferase domain-containing protein — translation MTTRLSARAAIAALTDPGSFEELPAPRAEYPDDDGPLGWEGYDASRARATARTGERESVVTGTARVGGCEAVVVSFEFGFLGGSLGRRTGDRLEAAYAHARERRLPLVSLIATGGSRMQEGMLALAQLQRVARQCVLTRAAGLPQIAVLRDPTTGGGWATLGAGADVVLALPGAQVGFAGSRVRPADADPAAYTAEGQYGAGHVDAVVPAAELPGAVGDWLRVLAAPRAAGPVEPPAALGGVTPPLTGWDAVRQARHPERPRAQAYLDAYFGLRLPLRGDRAGAFDAGMLCGFGLREGRAVAYAAQCGTATRPAGYRTAARVIRLADRLGIPVLTLVDTPGAANDAAAEHAGAGPAIADCFAAVAAATVPVTTLLIGEGGSGGALALAAPGNTWVTPDSYFSVIAPELAAAILKRPAEEAPATADQLRIRPQDLVDLGVARGIVGPKGGA, via the coding sequence GTGACGACCCGTCTCTCGGCCCGTGCCGCCATTGCCGCCCTGACCGACCCCGGGAGCTTCGAGGAGCTGCCCGCGCCCCGGGCGGAGTATCCCGACGATGACGGGCCGCTCGGCTGGGAGGGGTACGACGCCTCGCGGGCCCGGGCCACCGCGCGGACCGGGGAGCGGGAGTCCGTGGTGACCGGTACCGCCCGGGTCGGCGGGTGCGAAGCGGTCGTCGTCTCCTTCGAGTTCGGGTTCCTCGGCGGCAGCCTCGGCCGCCGTACCGGTGACCGGCTGGAGGCCGCGTACGCGCACGCCCGCGAGCGCAGGCTGCCGCTGGTCTCCCTGATCGCCACCGGCGGCTCCCGGATGCAGGAGGGCATGCTCGCGCTGGCGCAGCTCCAGCGGGTGGCCCGCCAGTGCGTGCTGACCCGGGCCGCCGGGCTCCCGCAGATCGCGGTGCTGCGCGATCCCACCACCGGTGGCGGGTGGGCCACGCTCGGGGCGGGGGCCGACGTGGTGCTGGCGCTGCCCGGGGCGCAGGTCGGCTTCGCGGGGTCCCGGGTGCGGCCGGCCGACGCCGATCCGGCGGCCTACACCGCCGAGGGGCAGTACGGCGCCGGGCACGTCGACGCCGTCGTCCCCGCGGCGGAGCTGCCCGGGGCGGTCGGGGACTGGCTGCGGGTGCTGGCCGCGCCCCGGGCCGCCGGGCCGGTAGAGCCCCCGGCAGCGCTGGGCGGCGTCACGCCCCCGCTGACCGGCTGGGACGCCGTCCGGCAGGCCCGGCACCCTGAGCGGCCCCGCGCGCAGGCGTACCTGGACGCGTACTTCGGGCTGCGGCTGCCGTTGCGCGGGGACCGGGCCGGGGCCTTCGACGCCGGGATGCTGTGCGGGTTCGGGCTGCGGGAGGGCCGGGCCGTGGCGTACGCCGCCCAGTGCGGCACCGCCACCCGCCCGGCGGGCTACCGTACGGCCGCCCGCGTGATCCGGCTCGCGGACCGGCTGGGCATCCCGGTGCTCACCCTGGTCGACACCCCGGGCGCGGCCAACGACGCCGCAGCCGAGCACGCCGGCGCCGGCCCGGCCATCGCGGACTGCTTCGCGGCGGTCGCGGCGGCCACCGTCCCGGTGACGACCCTGCTGATCGGCGAGGGCGGCTCGGGCGGGGCGCTCGCCCTGGCGGCGCCGGGGAACACCTGGGTGACCCCGGACAGCTACTTCTCGGTGATCGCCCCCGAGCTGGCGGCGGCCATCCTCAAGCGCCCCGCCGAGGAGGCCCCCGCCACGGCGGACCAGCTGCGCATCCGCCCCCAGGACCTGGTCGACCTCGGCGTGGCCCGGGGCATCGTCGGCCCCAAGGGCGGCGCGTAG
- a CDS encoding NAD(P)-dependent oxidoreductase — MTDNDTEHRPLTLLGLGDMGTALARTWLAAGHPLTVWNRTPAKAAPLAAGGAAVATTPAGAVAANTLIVLCLLDDASIGSVLDGVDLTGKDLVNLTTGTPAEGRARAAWAEERGARFVDAGIMAVPSMIGAPETGGYVFYSGSRALFDTHRSTLEVPAGARFVGADPGHAALHDVALLSAMYGLFAGISHAYALIEGEDIAPKDLAPLLSEWLGAMGFFVGNAAERLTSRDFTTGVVSGLAMQVQASGTLLRTAADQGVSAELIEPYLHLMRERLDADPAAHAAEDTVGAITLLRRTAAPGH, encoded by the coding sequence ATGACCGACAACGACACCGAGCACCGCCCGCTCACCCTGCTCGGCCTCGGCGACATGGGCACCGCCCTCGCCCGGACCTGGCTCGCCGCCGGCCACCCCCTGACCGTCTGGAACCGCACCCCCGCCAAGGCCGCGCCCCTGGCCGCCGGGGGCGCGGCCGTCGCCACCACCCCCGCCGGGGCCGTCGCCGCGAACACCCTGATCGTGCTCTGCCTGCTGGACGACGCGAGCATCGGCTCCGTGCTGGACGGGGTCGACCTGACCGGCAAGGACCTGGTCAACCTCACCACCGGCACCCCCGCCGAGGGCCGCGCCCGCGCCGCCTGGGCCGAGGAGCGCGGCGCCCGCTTCGTGGATGCCGGGATCATGGCCGTCCCGTCGATGATCGGCGCCCCGGAGACCGGCGGCTACGTCTTCTACAGCGGCTCCCGCGCCCTCTTCGACACCCACCGGTCGACCCTGGAGGTCCCGGCCGGCGCCCGCTTCGTCGGCGCGGACCCGGGCCACGCGGCCCTGCACGACGTGGCGCTGCTGAGCGCGATGTACGGGCTGTTCGCCGGGATCTCGCACGCCTACGCGCTGATCGAGGGCGAGGACATCGCACCGAAGGACCTGGCACCGCTGCTGTCGGAGTGGCTGGGCGCGATGGGCTTCTTCGTCGGGAACGCCGCCGAGCGGCTGACCTCCCGCGACTTCACCACCGGAGTGGTGTCCGGCCTCGCCATGCAGGTCCAGGCGAGCGGCACGCTGCTGCGCACCGCCGCCGACCAGGGGGTGAGCGCCGAGCTGATCGAGCCGTACCTGCACCTGATGCGCGAACGCCTGGACGCCGACCCGGCCGCCCACGCGGCGGAGGACACGGTCGGCGCCATCACCCTTCTGCGCCGCACCGCCGCCCCCGGGCACTGA
- a CDS encoding SCO2400 family protein: MNYFCPDCQRHLNGALACAGCGTPAEYLVAAAPAAPAGAHPGPEPQPALAEVFADSLVVLTAPHEGRAGTRKRAASRRRRGRTTMAVGLGLLLATGGSIAVARIAGDDGGVNRADRVELTDSGPAQPDALPSEAPAAPSALPKGAGGAAKTARPSGSPSGSAQASPSGSASAPTGTPSQKGSGGEESVKTTPPGTPSPRASGTAQPPTAKPKPTPKPKPQPTDTCVLWIFC; encoded by the coding sequence ATGAACTACTTCTGCCCCGACTGTCAGAGGCACCTCAACGGAGCGCTCGCGTGCGCCGGCTGCGGGACCCCGGCCGAGTATCTGGTGGCCGCCGCCCCCGCCGCCCCCGCCGGGGCGCATCCGGGCCCGGAGCCGCAGCCGGCGCTGGCCGAGGTGTTCGCGGACTCCCTCGTCGTGCTGACCGCCCCCCACGAGGGCCGCGCCGGTACGCGCAAACGCGCGGCCTCCCGCCGCAGGCGGGGGCGGACCACCATGGCCGTCGGTCTGGGGCTGTTGCTCGCGACCGGTGGCTCGATCGCCGTGGCCCGGATCGCGGGCGACGACGGGGGCGTGAACCGGGCCGACCGGGTGGAGCTCACCGACAGCGGCCCCGCGCAGCCCGACGCCCTGCCCAGTGAGGCTCCGGCCGCGCCGTCCGCCCTGCCGAAGGGCGCGGGCGGGGCGGCGAAGACGGCCCGGCCCAGCGGGAGCCCGAGCGGGTCGGCGCAGGCGAGCCCGAGCGGGAGCGCCTCCGCCCCGACGGGGACCCCCTCGCAGAAAGGTTCCGGCGGAGAGGAATCCGTAAAGACGACGCCACCCGGTACGCCGTCGCCCCGTGCTTCCGGCACGGCGCAGCCGCCCACGGCCAAGCCCAAGCCCACCCCCAAGCCGAAGCCCCAGCCGACCGACACGTGCGTGTTGTGGATCTTCTGCTGA